The genomic segment ccctctctccccctctccttccgtccctctctccccctctcctacccgtccctgtctccccctctccttcccgtccctctctccccctctccttcccgtccctctctccccctctccttcctgtccctctctccccctctccttcccgtcccactctccccctctccttcccgtccctctctccccctctccttcccgtccctctctccccctctccttcccgtccctctctccccctctccttcccgtccctctctccccctctccttcccgtccctctctccccctctccttcccgtcccactctacccctctccttcccgtccctctctccccctctccttcccgtccctctctccccctctccttcccgtccctctctccccctctccttcccgtccctctctccccctctccttcccgtccctctctccccctctccttcccgtccctctctccccctctccttcccgtccctctctccccctctccttcccgtccctctcctccctctccccccttttctctccctcactcccccttctcttcctttcactcccctcccctctctctcactctccacctctctcccactctgttcccctctctcctccccctcacccctcgCTATCCCCTGTCACTTCTCTACCCCACGTcccctctaccccctctctctatcccactctctcaaCCACTTTCACTTTACACCCCTCTTTACCCCCCTCTACGCACCCCACCCtgccaccctccccctcacccactccttactccctcaccccatccccctctccccattctctaacccctcctctccccctctcttcccctgtccactgcctctcctccctctctcatcCCTCGCCCCCTCAGCctctctaccactctctgaacccctctctctcttccctttaTGCTCCTTCTCCTTTCCTCGCTCTCTCCACTCCCCCCTGCTCTCGCCctgtctctcccactctcccgctcTCACAcagcctctccctctccactccaggAGGAGCTGGACATCCGAACCCTGCAGGCGAGGAACCGGAAACTCTCGGAGGTCCTGGACCAGCGGCAGAGCATCGAGGATGAGCTGCGGGACCTCATCGAGAAGCTGGTGAAGAGACAGGCCACAGACGATGCCACCCTCCTCATCCTCAACAGATACTGGTGTCAGGTACggaccgtcccctcacacactcccggggtcagacacagagtgaatctccctccacaccgtcccataacacactcccagggtcagacacagagtgaatctccctccacaccgtcccatcacacactccaggggtcagacactgagtgaatctccctccacaccgtcccatcacacactcccggggtcagacacagagtgaatctccctccacacagtcccatcacacactcccggggtcagacacagagtgaatctccctccacaccgtcccatcacacactcccggggtcagacacagagtgaatctccctccacaccgtcccatcacacactcccggggtcagacacagagtgaatctccctccgcaccgtcccatcacacactcccggggtcagacacagagtgaatctccccccacaccgtcccatcacacactcccggggtcagacacagagtgaatctccctccgcaccgtcccctcacacactcccggggtcagacacagagtgaatctccctccacaccgtcccatcacacactcccggggtcagacacagagtgaatctccctccacaccgtcccataacacactcccagggccagacacagagtgaatctccctcctcaccatcccatcacacactcccggggtcagacacagagtgaatctccctccacaccgtcccatcacacactcccggggtcagacacagagtgaatctccctccacaccgtcccatcacacactcctggggtcagacacagagtgaatctccctccacaccgtcccatcacacactcccggggtcagacacagagtgaatctccctccacaccgtcccatcacacactcccggggtcagacacaaagtgattctccctccacaccgtcccaacacacactcccggggtcagacacagagtgaatctccctccacaccgtcccatcaaacactcccggggtcagacacagagtgaatctccctccacaccgtcccatcacacactcccggggtcagacacagagtgaatctccctccacaccgtcccatcacacactcccggtgtcagacacagagtgaatctccctccacaccatcccataacacactcccggggtcggacacagagtgaatctccctccacaccgtcccataacacactcccagggccagacacagagtgaatctccctccacaccgtcccatcacacactcccggggtcggacagaatgaatctccctccacaccgtcccatcacacactcctggggtcagacacagagtgaatctccctccacaccgtcccatcacacactcctggggtcagacacagagtgaatctccctccacaccgtcccatcacacactcccagggccagacacagagtgaatctccctccacaccgtcccatcacacattcccggggtcagacacagactgaatctccctccacatcgtctgatcacacactcccggggtcagacacagagtgaatctccctccgcaccgtcccatcacacaatcccggggtcagacacagagtgcatctccctccataccgtcccatcacacactcccggagtcagacacagagtgaatctccctccacaacatcccatcacacactcccggggtcagacacagagtgaatctccctccacaccgtcccatcacacactcccggggtcagacacggagtgaagctccctccacaccgtcccatcacacactcccggggtcagacatagagtgaatctcccagctcaccgtcccatcacacactcccggggtcagacacagagtgaatctccctccacaccgtcccatcacacactcccggggtcagacacagagtgaatctccgtccacaccgtcccatcacacactcccggggtcagacacagagtgaatctccctccacaccgtcccatcacacactcccggggtcagacacagagtgaatctccccccacaccgtcccatcacacacccccggagtcagacacagagtgaatctccccccacaccgtcccatcacacattcccggggtcagacacagaatgaatctccctccacaccgtcccgtcacacactcctggggtcagacacagagtgaatctccctccacaccatcccatcacactctcccggggtcagacacagagtgaatcgccctccacaccgccccatcaaacactcccggggtcagacacagagtgaatctccctccacatcgtcccatcacacactcccggggtcagacacagagtgcatctccctccgcaccgtcccatcacacactcccgatgtcagacacagagtgaatctccctccacaccgtcccatcacacactcccggtgtcagacacagagtgaatctccctgcacaccgtcccatcacacactcccggggtcagacatagagtgaatctcccagctcaccgtcccatcacacactcccggggtcagacacagagtgaatctccctccacaccgtcccatcacacactcccggggtcagacacagagtgaatctccgtccataccgtcccatcacacactcccggggtcagacacagagtgaatctccctccacaccgtcccatcacacactcccggattcagacacagagcgaatctccccccacaccgtcccatcacacactcccggagtcagacacagagcgaatctccccccacaccgtcccatcacacactcccggggtcagacacagagtgaatctccctccacaccgtcccatcacacactcccggggtcagacacagagtgaatctccctccacaccgtcccatcacactctcccggggtcagacacagagtgaatctccctccacaccgtcccatcacacactcccggtgtcagacacagagtgaatatccctccacatcgtcccatcacacactcccggggtcagacacagagtggatctccctccgcaccgtcccatcacacactcccggggtcagaaacagtgaatctgcctccacaccgtcccatcacacactcccggggtcagacacagagtgaatctccgtccacaccgtcccatcacacactcccggagtcagacacagagtgaatctccccccacaccgtcccatcacacacccccggggtcagacacagagtgaatctccctccacaccgtcccatcacacattcccggggtcagacacagagtgaatctccctccacaccgtcccatcacacactcccggggtcagacacagagtgaatctccctccacaccatcccatcacactctcccggggtcagacacagagtgaatctccctccacaccgtcccatcacacactcccggtgtcagacacagagtgaatctccctccacatcgtcccatcacacactcccggggtcagacacagagtgcatctccctccgcaccgtcccatcacacactcccggggtcagaaacagtgaatctgcctccacaccgtcccatcacacactcccggggtcagacacagactgaatctccctcctcaccgtcccatcacacactcccggggtcagacacagagtgaatctccctccacaccgtcccatctcacactcccggggtcagacacagagtgaatctccctccacaccgtcccatctcacactcccgggttcagacacagagtgaatctccctccacaccgtcacatcacacactcccggggtcagacacagagtgaatctccctccgcaccgtcccatcacacactcccggggtcagacacagagtgaatctccctccacaccgtcacatcacacactcccggggtcagacacagagtgaacctccctccacaccgtcccatcacacactcccggggtcagacacagagtgaatctccctccacaccgtcccatcacacactcccggggtcagacacagagtgaatctccctccacaccgtcccatcacacactcccggggtcagacacagagtgtatctccctccacaccgtcccatcacacactcccggggtcagacacagagtgtatctccctccacaccgtcccatcacacactcccggggtcagacacagagtgaatctccctcctgaccgtcctatcacacactcccgtggtcagacagagagtgaatctccctccacaccgtcccatcacacactcccggggtcagacacagagtgaatctccctccgcaccgtcccatcacacactcccagggtcagacacagagtgaatctccctccgcaccgtcccatcacacactcccggggtcagacacagagtgaatctcccttcgcaccgtcccatcacacactccccgggtcagtcacagagtgaatctcccccctcacactccccgggtcagacacagagtgaatctcctttctGACTCCTGCCACTCTTTCCCTCTCAGTTCGACGAGAACCTGCGGATTATTCAGCAGCGCTGGGacacagaggaggaggtgctgtTGGACAGGAAGGCCGCCTGCCAGTCGGTTCCCGAGGCAGAGCCCGAGGGCGGCCAGGACTCTGAGCGCCGGGAGGA from the Hypanus sabinus isolate sHypSab1 unplaced genomic scaffold, sHypSab1.hap1 scaffold_2663, whole genome shotgun sequence genome contains:
- the LOC132388132 gene encoding E3 ubiquitin-protein ligase BRE1A-like, with the protein product MSGAAGKRASPESGAEKSSAIEPPAGSSGTKVETIKLGSDASTEELDIRTLQARNRKLSEVLDQRQSIEDELRDLIEKLVKRQATDDATLLILNRYWCQFDENLRIIQQRWDTEEEVLLDRKAACQSVPEAEPEGGQDSERREERER